A region of Pseudomonas marginalis DNA encodes the following proteins:
- a CDS encoding DUF2177 family protein has translation MSKKSVFAYLGTLLAFLVLDGLWLGVLMGPTYKSLLGPLMLDQPRLLPAVLFYLLYVLGCVVFVVLPSASWQRAARLGALLGVVAYGTYDLSNWATLQGWSGGLAVMDMAWGAFLTSACCTVGYLCAHRVHQ, from the coding sequence ATGTCCAAGAAGTCTGTCTTCGCCTACCTCGGCACCTTGCTTGCCTTCCTGGTCCTCGACGGCCTCTGGCTTGGCGTCCTCATGGGCCCGACCTACAAATCCCTGCTGGGTCCGCTGATGCTCGATCAGCCTCGCCTGTTGCCCGCAGTGCTGTTCTATCTCCTATATGTCCTCGGTTGCGTGGTGTTCGTGGTCTTGCCCAGTGCCAGCTGGCAACGCGCGGCGCGACTGGGTGCGTTGCTGGGCGTGGTGGCCTACGGCACCTATGACCTGAGCAACTGGGCCACGCTGCAAGGCTGGTCCGGCGGGTTGGCGGTGATGGACATGGCCTGGGGCGCCTTCCTCACATCGGCTTGCTGCACGGTCGGGTACTTGTGTGCACATCGGGT
- a CDS encoding S1 RNA-binding domain-containing protein, giving the protein MALVGRYNSLQVVKHTNFGLYLDGAQDGEILLPNRYIPKDIPSEDEDWLNVFIYLDSDDKLIATTEKPKVQVGEFASLKVVEVNSIGVFLDWGLPKDLLLPYSEEKRQMTAGEYCVVHVYLDKHTKRITATARLDRYLDKTPANYVVGQEVDLLVAEATDMGFKAIINNKHWGLIHKNEVFKFLRPGKEEKGFIKEIRADGNISLSLQPVGQEAASSLNSKILAKLRENNGSLPVSDKSDPAVISNLFGVSKGNFKKAIGALYKQGQIVIHADRIELS; this is encoded by the coding sequence ATGGCTTTAGTCGGGCGCTACAACAGCTTGCAAGTGGTTAAACACACTAACTTTGGTTTGTACCTCGATGGTGCGCAAGATGGCGAAATCCTCTTGCCTAATCGGTATATCCCCAAAGATATTCCCAGTGAAGATGAAGACTGGCTTAACGTTTTCATTTATCTGGACAGCGATGACAAACTTATCGCCACTACCGAAAAACCGAAAGTTCAAGTCGGCGAATTTGCCAGTTTGAAAGTCGTGGAAGTCAACAGTATTGGCGTGTTCCTCGACTGGGGCTTGCCAAAGGATCTGTTGCTGCCGTATTCGGAAGAGAAACGTCAGATGACCGCCGGTGAATACTGCGTGGTGCATGTCTACCTCGACAAACACACCAAGCGTATTACCGCGACCGCGCGCCTCGACCGCTACCTGGACAAGACGCCGGCCAACTACGTCGTGGGCCAGGAAGTCGACCTGCTGGTCGCCGAAGCCACCGACATGGGCTTCAAGGCGATCATCAACAACAAGCACTGGGGCCTGATCCACAAGAACGAAGTGTTCAAGTTTCTGCGCCCGGGCAAGGAAGAGAAAGGCTTTATCAAAGAGATCCGCGCCGATGGCAACATCAGCCTGAGCCTGCAACCGGTCGGCCAGGAAGCGGCGTCCAGCCTCAACTCGAAGATCCTCGCCAAGTTGCGTGAAAACAACGGCAGTTTGCCGGTCAGCGACAAGAGCGACCCGGCGGTGATCAGCAACTTGTTTGGCGTGAGCAAGGGCAACTTCAAGAAGGCCATTGGTGCGCTCTACAAGCAGGGCCAGATCGTGATTCACGCGGATCGCATTGAACTAAGCTGA
- a CDS encoding TorF family putative porin has product MLKRCIFVASILAASPLAEAQIFQRELGDFDLKLGTTPSRSMAQGLVKPTSPGSDSFHGGLDLSHDSGLYFGQFSPNMGLSSASTLEVDSYMGFKHPFDQTLGYEVGLIHYSYPKLSPLDSQEFYGGLNLLGNRFGASFSNDPDRQDSTLFADLGGTQPFGIGVSMKYTTHQLGTPASVEGGTISSFSDWSVQFSRAWKGIDLDLIYSDSSLSGGDCSAYSGHNSQCDGLLTLKAVRSFY; this is encoded by the coding sequence ATGCTTAAACGCTGCATTTTCGTGGCCAGTATCCTGGCGGCCAGCCCTCTCGCCGAAGCGCAGATTTTCCAGCGTGAACTGGGCGACTTCGACCTGAAATTGGGCACCACCCCCAGCCGCAGCATGGCCCAGGGACTGGTCAAGCCGACCTCGCCGGGCAGCGACTCGTTCCATGGCGGGCTGGACCTGAGCCATGACAGCGGCCTGTACTTCGGCCAGTTTTCGCCGAACATGGGCCTGTCCTCGGCCAGCACTCTCGAAGTCGATTCGTACATGGGGTTCAAGCACCCTTTCGACCAGACCCTGGGCTATGAAGTCGGCCTGATCCACTACAGCTACCCCAAGCTCAGCCCCCTCGACAGCCAGGAGTTCTACGGCGGTCTGAATCTACTCGGCAATCGTTTCGGCGCTTCCTTCAGCAACGACCCGGACCGCCAGGACAGCACGCTGTTCGCCGACCTCGGCGGTACCCAGCCCTTCGGCATCGGCGTCAGCATGAAATACACCACCCATCAGCTGGGCACGCCGGCTTCGGTAGAGGGCGGCACCATCAGCAGCTTCAGCGACTGGTCGGTACAGTTCTCCCGCGCCTGGAAAGGCATCGACCTAGACCTGATCTACAGCGACTCCAGCCTCAGCGGTGGCGATTGTTCGGCCTACTCCGGACACAATTCGCAATGCGATGGCCTGTTGACCCTGAAGGCGGTGCGGTCGTTTTATTGA
- a CDS encoding DUF6279 family lipoprotein, whose amino-acid sequence MLHRLKLLVVFLTLSLVLAGCNRVGLAYRNLDVIIPWTLNDYLDMNAGQKSWFNDKLKDHLAWHCTTQLPGYLDWLDRLQAMVENNQVTDAALQTRTVEAKQAIAEVAREITPSAIELLQGLDDQQVNDMNDALAKDLRKRQDEYLKPPLAKQIQDRAERMNKRLDAWMGPLSDSQKNRVMAWSISLGEQNEQWIGNRAHWQAQFIDAVQQRHSTDFPQKIQQLLVDRESLWTPEYRAAYAQTEAAARSLIVDVMADSSVPQRLKLTQKIDKVRSDFQALKCLKSAQS is encoded by the coding sequence ATGTTGCATCGGCTCAAACTGCTGGTGGTATTCCTGACCCTGAGCCTGGTGCTCGCCGGCTGCAACCGCGTGGGCCTGGCCTACCGCAACCTGGACGTGATCATCCCCTGGACCCTCAACGACTACCTGGACATGAACGCCGGGCAGAAGAGCTGGTTCAACGACAAGCTCAAGGACCACCTGGCCTGGCACTGCACCACACAATTGCCGGGTTACCTCGACTGGCTCGACCGCCTGCAAGCAATGGTCGAGAACAACCAGGTCACCGATGCAGCGCTGCAAACCCGCACGGTTGAGGCCAAGCAGGCGATTGCCGAGGTGGCACGGGAAATCACCCCGTCGGCGATTGAATTGTTACAAGGGCTGGATGACCAGCAGGTCAACGACATGAACGATGCCCTGGCCAAGGACCTGCGCAAACGCCAGGACGAATACCTCAAGCCGCCGCTGGCCAAGCAGATCCAGGACCGCGCCGAGCGTATGAACAAGCGTCTGGATGCGTGGATGGGGCCACTGAGCGATAGCCAGAAGAACCGGGTCATGGCCTGGTCCATCAGCCTGGGCGAGCAGAACGAGCAGTGGATCGGCAACCGTGCCCACTGGCAGGCACAATTCATCGACGCCGTGCAGCAACGCCACAGCACCGATTTCCCGCAGAAAATCCAGCAACTGCTGGTGGACCGCGAAAGCCTGTGGACACCGGAGTATCGCGCGGCGTATGCCCAGACCGAAGCCGCCGCGCGTAGCCTGATCGTCGACGTCATGGCCGACAGCAGCGTGCCGCAACGGCTGAAACTCACCCAGAAAATCGACAAGGTCCGCAGTGACTTCCAGGCGCTCAAATGCCTGAAAAGCGCGCAGTCCTAA
- the copD gene encoding copper homeostasis membrane protein CopD, translating into MSELTQVTLRFALYLDLMLLFGLGLFGLYGLKAPERVLLNLKGLLRLTAGVGIVLSMASLLTLTQAMSGATDWQTLWPHLHMMLWQTDLGLTWWLRMAALVVAALGTRLPLATLSGAAALVTLAWTGHGVMHEGTLGVWHILSDGAHLLAAGGWVGALAAFGLLSRRTSLHDAYHVRVLARALKGFEHVGAGFVAVLIGTGVVNYLLVVGLNLEGLTGGVYAILLCLKLGLFGLMLGLAALNRFHLTPLLQRSVATGDYVAAMAALRRSMVLEMGAGALILALVAWLGTLAPN; encoded by the coding sequence ATGAGCGAATTGACCCAAGTCACACTGCGCTTTGCGCTCTATCTTGACCTGATGTTGTTGTTTGGCCTGGGGCTCTTTGGTCTTTACGGGCTCAAGGCGCCGGAGCGCGTGCTGCTGAATTTGAAGGGCCTGCTGCGGCTGACGGCTGGCGTCGGGATAGTGCTGTCGATGGCGTCGCTGTTGACGCTGACCCAGGCCATGAGTGGCGCAACGGATTGGCAGACGCTGTGGCCGCATCTGCACATGATGCTCTGGCAGACCGACCTGGGCTTGACGTGGTGGCTACGGATGGCGGCGCTGGTGGTGGCTGCGCTTGGCACTCGCCTGCCATTGGCCACGTTGTCGGGCGCCGCCGCGTTGGTGACGCTGGCGTGGACCGGGCACGGCGTGATGCATGAAGGCACGCTGGGTGTGTGGCACATCCTCAGCGACGGCGCGCATCTGTTGGCGGCCGGCGGCTGGGTCGGGGCGTTGGCGGCGTTCGGGTTGTTGTCGAGGCGCACGTCTTTGCACGATGCTTATCACGTTCGGGTGCTGGCAAGGGCGCTGAAGGGGTTCGAGCATGTGGGAGCGGGATTTGTCGCGGTGCTGATCGGCACCGGTGTGGTCAACTATCTGCTGGTGGTCGGGCTGAATCTGGAGGGCCTTACCGGCGGTGTCTACGCGATCCTGTTGTGCCTGAAGCTGGGACTGTTTGGCTTGATGCTGGGGCTGGCGGCGCTCAATCGTTTCCACCTGACGCCGCTTCTGCAACGGTCCGTGGCGACCGGTGATTATGTCGCTGCCATGGCTGCGCTACGGCGCAGCATGGTGCTGGAGATGGGGGCAGGGGCGCTGATCCTCGCGCTGGTGGCCTGGTTGGGCACCCTGGCGCCCAATTAG
- the copC gene encoding copper homeostasis periplasmic binding protein CopC has protein sequence MSMLKTALTGGALWVGLMISLPASAHPKLLSSLPPAGAQGAAPAVIELRFSENLLTQFSGARLTMTDMPGMPNSPMPIKASVAASTDPRVMLIKPASALATGTYRVDWRAVSSDTHPITGNVVFSVQP, from the coding sequence ATGTCGATGTTGAAAACCGCGTTAACAGGGGGGGCGCTGTGGGTCGGATTGATGATCAGCCTGCCGGCCTCGGCCCATCCGAAACTGTTGTCCTCCCTCCCTCCAGCCGGGGCCCAAGGTGCCGCGCCGGCCGTCATTGAACTGCGCTTTTCGGAGAACCTGCTGACGCAGTTTTCCGGGGCCAGGCTGACCATGACCGATATGCCCGGCATGCCCAATTCGCCGATGCCCATCAAGGCCAGTGTCGCGGCGAGCACCGACCCCAGGGTGATGCTGATCAAGCCGGCCTCTGCACTGGCTACCGGCACCTACCGGGTCGATTGGCGCGCAGTGTCATCCGACACGCACCCGATTACCGGTAACGTGGTGTTCAGCGTCCAGCCATGA
- a CDS encoding copper resistance protein B produces the protein MNRRVLSVCIALAGWAFGSPAQAEEFQGMSPAVPALSESRTPIPLLTDADRAAVYNAPGGHVVHDSGINSMLLVNQLEWQGGGGGGALNWDIKGWLGGDIDRLWLRSEGERSAGRTDSAEAQALWGHAISPWWDLVGGVRQDFKPADSQTWAAFGLQGMALYDFEAEATLFVGESGHTAARLEGDYDILLTNRLILQPTAELNFYAQNDPQRRVGAGLSESELGLRLRYEVRRELAPYVGVSWNRSYGRTAQYARDEGEDISQLRWVVGVRLWF, from the coding sequence ATGAACCGTCGGGTTTTATCTGTGTGTATCGCGCTGGCCGGGTGGGCATTCGGCTCGCCGGCCCAGGCCGAGGAGTTTCAAGGCATGAGCCCGGCGGTTCCGGCGCTGAGCGAAAGCCGTACGCCGATCCCGCTGCTCACCGACGCTGATCGCGCCGCCGTGTACAACGCGCCGGGCGGGCATGTGGTGCATGACAGCGGCATCAACTCGATGCTGCTGGTCAACCAGCTGGAATGGCAAGGCGGCGGTGGCGGTGGTGCGCTGAACTGGGACATCAAGGGCTGGCTCGGTGGTGACATCGACCGCCTGTGGCTGCGCAGCGAAGGCGAGCGCAGCGCCGGTCGCACTGACAGCGCCGAAGCCCAGGCGTTGTGGGGGCACGCCATCAGCCCTTGGTGGGACCTGGTTGGCGGCGTGCGCCAGGACTTCAAGCCCGCAGATAGCCAGACCTGGGCGGCGTTCGGCCTGCAGGGCATGGCGCTCTACGACTTCGAGGCCGAGGCGACGCTGTTTGTGGGTGAGTCGGGCCACACCGCGGCACGTCTGGAAGGGGACTACGACATCCTGCTGACCAACCGCCTGATCCTTCAGCCGACGGCCGAACTCAATTTTTATGCGCAGAACGATCCGCAGCGCCGGGTGGGCGCAGGCCTGTCGGAAAGCGAGCTGGGCCTGCGCTTGCGCTACGAGGTGCGCCGGGAGTTGGCGCCTTACGTGGGGGTGAGTTGGAACCGCAGCTATGGGCGGACGGCGCAGTACGCTCGCGACGAAGGCGAAGACATCAGCCAGCTGCGCTGGGTGGTCGGTGTGCGCCTTTGGTTTTAA
- a CDS encoding copper resistance system multicopper oxidase, translated as MHSTTSRRTFVKGLAAGGLLGGLGLWRTPVWALTSAGEPTVLAGSEFALFIDQTPVNLTGQQRTALTINGSLPGPLLRWREGDTVTLRVHNRLSEPTSIHWHGIVLPSTMDGVPGLSFKGIEPGGVFVYQFKVRQHGTYWYHSHSGFQEQQGVYGPLVIEPLEPEPFTCQRDYVVMLSDWTDEDPVALMKTLKKQSDYYNRHKPTAGDFVRDVGKQGWSATVSDRLMWAQMKMNPTDLADVSGQTYTYLLNGQPPGLNWTGVFEAGEKIRLRFINGSAMTYFDVRIPGLKMTVIAADGQPVKPVSVDEFRIAVAETFDVLVEPTATAYTLFAQSMDRTGYARGTLARQAGATAPVPALEPRPWLTMDDMGMGGMDHGAMADMPDMAGMDHSAMGAMSMQSHPASEQNNPLVDMQAMSPVPKLDDPGIGLRNNGRRVLTYADLHSTFDDPDGRDPTRTLELHLTGHMEKFAWSFNGVKFSDAEPLQLTYGERVRLVLVNDTMMSHPIHLHGLWSDLEDENGQFQVRKHTIDMPPGSRRSYRVTADALGRWAYHCHLLYHMEMGMFREVRVHE; from the coding sequence ATGCACTCTACTACCTCCAGACGAACCTTCGTCAAAGGCCTGGCCGCCGGCGGCCTGCTCGGCGGGCTCGGGCTATGGCGCACGCCGGTATGGGCGCTGACAAGTGCGGGCGAGCCCACCGTGCTGGCGGGCAGCGAATTCGCTCTGTTTATCGACCAGACGCCGGTCAACCTCACGGGTCAACAGCGCACCGCGTTGACCATCAATGGCAGCCTGCCCGGCCCGTTGCTGCGCTGGCGTGAGGGCGACACCGTGACCCTGCGCGTGCACAACCGCCTCAGCGAGCCGACGTCGATCCACTGGCACGGCATCGTGTTGCCGTCGACCATGGACGGCGTGCCCGGCCTGAGTTTCAAGGGCATCGAGCCGGGTGGCGTGTTTGTCTATCAGTTCAAGGTCAGACAGCACGGCACTTACTGGTACCACAGCCATTCCGGGTTCCAGGAGCAGCAGGGGGTGTACGGCCCGCTGGTCATCGAGCCGTTGGAGCCCGAGCCCTTCACCTGCCAGCGCGACTACGTGGTGATGCTCTCGGACTGGACCGACGAAGATCCCGTCGCCCTGATGAAGACCCTCAAGAAGCAGTCCGATTACTACAACCGGCATAAGCCCACCGCGGGCGATTTCGTACGGGATGTGGGCAAGCAGGGCTGGTCGGCCACCGTCAGCGACCGGCTGATGTGGGCGCAGATGAAGATGAACCCTACCGACCTTGCGGACGTCAGCGGCCAGACCTACACCTACCTGCTCAACGGCCAGCCCCCCGGCCTCAACTGGACCGGGGTATTTGAGGCCGGGGAGAAAATTCGCCTGCGCTTTATCAACGGTTCGGCGATGACCTATTTCGATGTGCGCATCCCGGGGCTGAAGATGACCGTCATCGCCGCCGATGGCCAGCCGGTCAAGCCGGTCAGCGTCGATGAGTTCCGCATTGCGGTCGCCGAAACCTTCGATGTGCTGGTGGAGCCCACGGCAACGGCCTACACGCTGTTTGCCCAGTCCATGGACCGCACGGGTTATGCCCGTGGCACGCTTGCCCGCCAGGCGGGGGCGACGGCACCCGTACCGGCACTTGAGCCGCGCCCCTGGCTCACCATGGACGACATGGGCATGGGTGGGATGGATCACGGCGCCATGGCGGACATGCCGGATATGGCGGGCATGGATCACAGCGCGATGGGCGCGATGTCGATGCAGAGCCACCCGGCCAGCGAGCAGAACAACCCTTTGGTGGACATGCAGGCGATGAGCCCGGTGCCCAAGCTCGACGATCCGGGGATCGGCCTGCGCAACAACGGTCGGCGAGTGCTGACCTATGCCGACCTGCACAGCACCTTCGACGATCCCGATGGCCGCGATCCCACGCGCACCCTTGAATTGCACCTCACCGGGCATATGGAGAAGTTCGCCTGGTCATTCAATGGTGTGAAGTTCTCCGATGCCGAGCCCTTGCAACTGACCTATGGCGAGCGCGTCCGGCTGGTGCTGGTCAACGACACGATGATGAGCCACCCGATTCACCTGCACGGCCTGTGGAGCGACCTTGAGGATGAAAACGGCCAGTTCCAGGTCCGCAAGCACACCATCGACATGCCGCCGGGCTCGCGCCGCAGTTACCGGGTGACCGCCGATGCCCTGGGGCGTTGGGCCTATCACTGTCACCTGCTGTACCACATGGAAATGGGCATGTTCCGTGAAGTGCGCGTGCATGAATGA
- a CDS encoding DEAD/DEAH box helicase, with protein MFSQFALHERLLKAVAELKFVEPTPVQAAAIPLALEGRDLRVTAQTGSGKTAAFVLPILNRLIGPAKVRVSIKTLILLPTRELAQQTLKEVERFSQFTFIKSGLITGGEDFKVQAAMLRKVPDILIGTPGRMIEQLNAGNLDLKEVEVLVLDEADRMLDMGFADDVQRLVAECVNRQQTMLFSATTGGSTLREMVAKVLNNPEHLQVNNVSDLNATTRQQIVTADHNVHKEQILNWLLANETYQKAIVFTNTRAAADRIYGRLVAQDYKAFVLHGEKDQKDRKLAIDRLKAGGVKILVATDVAARGLDVDGLDMVINFDMPRSGDEYVHRIGRTGRAGNDGLAISLICHGDWNLMSSIERYLKQSFERRTIKEVKGTYTGPKKVKASGKAVGVKKKKTDAKGEKKKAGAKSPTKRKIANRPKTDNLSLVSKDGMAPLKRRKPEAPAAE; from the coding sequence GTGTTTTCCCAATTCGCCCTGCACGAACGCCTGCTCAAAGCCGTGGCCGAGCTTAAATTTGTCGAGCCTACGCCTGTGCAGGCAGCGGCCATCCCGCTCGCGCTCGAAGGGCGTGACCTGCGGGTGACGGCTCAAACCGGGAGTGGCAAGACCGCCGCTTTCGTGCTGCCGATTCTTAATCGCCTGATCGGCCCGGCCAAAGTCCGCGTCAGCATCAAGACCCTGATCCTGCTGCCGACCCGCGAGCTGGCCCAGCAGACCTTGAAGGAGGTGGAGCGCTTCTCGCAGTTCACCTTCATCAAGTCCGGCCTGATCACCGGTGGCGAAGACTTCAAGGTCCAGGCCGCCATGCTGCGCAAGGTGCCGGACATCCTGATCGGCACGCCTGGGCGCATGATCGAGCAACTCAATGCCGGCAACCTTGACCTCAAGGAAGTCGAGGTGCTGGTGCTCGACGAAGCCGACCGCATGCTCGACATGGGCTTTGCCGACGACGTGCAACGCCTGGTGGCTGAATGCGTGAACCGCCAGCAGACCATGCTGTTCTCCGCTACCACCGGTGGTTCGACCCTGCGCGAGATGGTCGCCAAGGTCCTGAACAACCCTGAGCACCTGCAGGTCAACAACGTCAGCGACCTGAACGCCACCACGCGCCAGCAGATCGTCACCGCTGACCACAACGTGCACAAGGAACAGATCCTCAACTGGTTGCTGGCCAACGAGACCTATCAGAAGGCCATCGTGTTCACCAATACCCGCGCTGCCGCCGACCGCATCTACGGCCGCCTGGTAGCCCAGGACTACAAGGCGTTCGTGCTGCACGGCGAGAAAGACCAAAAGGACCGCAAACTGGCGATCGACCGTCTCAAGGCCGGCGGCGTGAAGATCCTGGTCGCCACCGACGTCGCCGCGCGCGGCCTGGACGTGGACGGCCTGGACATGGTCATCAACTTCGACATGCCCCGCAGCGGCGACGAATACGTGCACCGTATCGGCCGTACCGGGCGTGCTGGCAACGATGGCCTGGCGATCTCGCTGATCTGCCACGGCGACTGGAACCTGATGTCAAGCATCGAGCGCTACCTCAAGCAGTCGTTCGAGCGCCGCACCATCAAGGAAGTCAAAGGCACCTACACCGGGCCGAAGAAGGTCAAGGCATCGGGCAAGGCCGTTGGCGTGAAGAAGAAAAAGACCGACGCCAAGGGCGAGAAGAAAAAGGCCGGTGCCAAGTCGCCGACCAAGCGCAAGATCGCCAACCGGCCGAAGACCGACAACCTGTCGCTGGTCAGCAAGGATGGCATGGCGCCGCTCAAGCGTCGCAAGCCAGAAGCACCCGCTGCCGAGTAA
- a CDS encoding mechanosensitive ion channel family protein produces MDIKQLWLNVQDLWGTLDEHPLLHASLGFLVLLVVALLLGRVARYLILHAVKLLGRQPALHWLNDLRHNKVFHRLAQMTPSLVIQFGLYLVPDLSKTAILFIGNVALALTILFLMLAMSALLNALLDIYARTEHARTRSIKGYVQLAKMVLYVFGAIIIVATLIDRSPLLLLSGLGAMSAVILLVYKDTLLSFVASVQLTSNDMLRVGDWIEMPQVGADGDVVDITLHTVKVQNFDKTIVSIPTWRLMSESFKNWRGMQASGGRRIKRSLFIDASGVRFLRDDEEVRMTQVHLLTDYIGRKQAELKAWNEAQGHSAQLSANRRRMTNLGTFRAYALAYLKSHPDIQPNMTCMVRQMQTTAEGVPLEIYCFTRTTVWADYERIQGDIFDYLLAVLPEFGLNLYQQPSGTDLRTGILALAGTARTLETPA; encoded by the coding sequence ATGGATATCAAACAGCTCTGGCTCAACGTCCAAGACCTCTGGGGCACCCTCGACGAACACCCGCTGCTGCATGCCAGCCTCGGTTTCCTGGTGTTGCTGGTGGTGGCCCTGCTGCTCGGACGTGTGGCGCGTTACCTCATCCTCCACGCCGTCAAATTGCTTGGCCGGCAACCGGCGCTGCACTGGCTCAACGACCTGCGGCACAACAAAGTCTTCCACCGCCTGGCGCAGATGACGCCGTCGCTGGTGATCCAGTTCGGCCTGTACCTGGTGCCGGACCTGAGCAAGACCGCCATCCTGTTTATCGGCAATGTGGCCCTGGCCCTGACCATCCTGTTCCTGATGCTGGCCATGAGCGCCCTGCTCAACGCCCTGCTGGACATCTATGCGCGCACCGAACACGCGCGTACCCGCTCGATCAAGGGCTACGTGCAGTTGGCGAAGATGGTGCTGTACGTGTTTGGCGCGATCATCATCGTCGCGACCCTGATTGACCGTTCGCCACTGTTGCTGCTGTCGGGCCTGGGTGCGATGTCGGCGGTGATCCTGTTGGTCTACAAGGACACGCTGTTGTCGTTCGTCGCCAGCGTGCAGTTGACCAGCAACGACATGCTGCGTGTCGGCGACTGGATCGAAATGCCCCAGGTCGGCGCCGATGGCGATGTGGTGGACATCACCCTGCACACGGTCAAGGTGCAGAACTTCGACAAGACCATCGTCTCCATCCCGACCTGGCGCCTGATGTCGGAATCGTTCAAGAACTGGCGCGGCATGCAGGCCTCGGGTGGGCGACGCATCAAGCGCAGCCTGTTTATTGATGCCAGCGGCGTGCGCTTTTTGCGTGACGATGAAGAAGTGCGCATGACCCAGGTGCACCTGCTCACCGACTACATCGGGCGCAAGCAGGCCGAACTCAAGGCCTGGAACGAAGCCCAGGGCCACAGCGCGCAACTGTCGGCGAACCGCCGGCGCATGACCAACCTCGGCACCTTCCGCGCGTATGCCCTGGCCTACCTCAAAAGCCATCCGGATATCCAGCCGAACATGACTTGCATGGTGCGCCAGATGCAAACCACCGCCGAGGGCGTGCCGCTGGAGATCTACTGCTTTACCCGCACCACCGTGTGGGCCGATTACGAGCGGATCCAGGGGGATATTTTCGACTACCTGCTGGCCGTGTTGCCGGAGTTCGGATTGAACCTGTACCAGCAACCCAGCGGCACCGACTTGCGCACCGGGATACTGGCCCTGGCAGGCACTGCCCGAACCTTGGAAACCCCGGCGTAG
- a CDS encoding iron-containing redox enzyme family protein — MLWTTQLSDNAADFVLSSNAEALTHYCGAGAFAQPHDFYTQNPYQRPSRPQDVTDSIITTCLTSDQLSNSQHLLAQRLLLNIYEQDLVFLPKPPLELDFKAFKRFYDPQHAASGKKIRPLLEHYLYNWLKEEVHINGPWCLDSFIAHTDKVLDDVARSESKLHEVLTTSRHPERAARFFMTQCAGDFLSEASAMARNVLGNSGAYTSELFKILIDEYGYGVDKKKHSTIFEDMLQDMGMSHHVHHYWQFYTPASLSLTNYFHYVSANHGELFRYIGAMYYTEATLALTTKHQSRAIKTIFNGSVSTGYFDEHAHIDVHHGRMALQRLIIPMIKQFGPQIIPDLIRGFEEFRLLQDIADEELYAHINWHDAFDEHRAQAAALQGHKPVDLRITETEHELSVLHTHPNDELFWVESGELEFVASPELTVRLKAGEGVVIPKGMLHGTRITSPSCTYTVTAI, encoded by the coding sequence ATGTTATGGACAACTCAGCTTTCCGATAATGCAGCAGACTTTGTATTAAGTTCGAATGCCGAAGCATTGACCCACTATTGTGGTGCTGGCGCCTTTGCTCAACCCCACGATTTTTATACCCAAAACCCCTACCAGCGCCCTTCGCGGCCGCAGGACGTAACCGATTCAATCATCACCACCTGCCTGACCAGCGACCAGCTTTCAAACAGCCAGCATCTATTGGCACAGCGGTTGTTATTGAATATCTACGAACAAGACCTGGTCTTCTTGCCCAAGCCGCCATTGGAACTGGACTTCAAGGCGTTCAAGCGTTTCTATGATCCGCAGCACGCGGCCAGTGGCAAAAAGATCCGCCCGTTGCTGGAACACTACTTGTACAACTGGCTCAAGGAAGAAGTACATATCAATGGCCCTTGGTGCCTGGACTCTTTTATCGCCCACACCGATAAAGTATTGGATGACGTCGCCCGATCCGAGTCCAAACTCCATGAAGTGCTGACCACCAGCCGCCATCCCGAGCGAGCCGCCAGGTTTTTCATGACGCAATGTGCGGGAGACTTCCTCAGTGAAGCATCGGCCATGGCCCGCAACGTACTGGGCAACAGCGGTGCGTACACCAGCGAATTGTTCAAGATCCTGATCGACGAGTATGGCTACGGCGTCGACAAAAAGAAGCACAGCACCATTTTTGAAGACATGCTCCAGGACATGGGCATGTCCCATCACGTGCACCACTACTGGCAGTTCTATACGCCGGCGTCGCTGTCGCTCACCAACTACTTCCACTACGTATCGGCCAACCATGGCGAGCTTTTCCGCTATATCGGCGCCATGTACTACACCGAAGCTACATTGGCGCTGACCACCAAGCACCAGTCACGCGCGATCAAGACCATCTTCAACGGCAGCGTCTCCACGGGCTATTTCGATGAGCATGCCCACATCGATGTGCACCACGGAAGAATGGCCCTCCAGCGCCTGATCATTCCCATGATCAAGCAGTTCGGCCCCCAGATCATCCCCGACCTTATTCGCGGCTTTGAAGAGTTCAGGCTGCTTCAGGACATCGCCGACGAAGAGTTGTATGCCCATATCAACTGGCATGACGCGTTCGATGAGCATCGCGCACAGGCAGCGGCGCTCCAGGGCCACAAACCGGTGGACCTGAGGATTACCGAGACCGAACACGAGCTGTCGGTGCTGCATACCCACCCGAATGACGAACTGTTCTGGGTCGAATCAGGCGAGCTGGAGTTCGTCGCCAGCCCCGAACTGACGGTGCGCCTCAAGGCCGGCGAAGGCGTGGTAATTCCCAAGGGAATGCTGCACGGCACCCGCATCACCAGCCCGTCCTGCACGTACACCGTCACCGCCATCTGA